In the genome of Notamacropus eugenii isolate mMacEug1 chromosome 5, mMacEug1.pri_v2, whole genome shotgun sequence, one region contains:
- the CAVIN3 gene encoding caveolae-associated protein 3 — translation MGEGVLAAEAAERGPVHAVTVVTLLEKLSAMLEAVRERQGGLAQRQGGLTGTVLRIQSGLDALSRSHGDTSHRLAQLLDKAERVSTHAHAARERAVQRALQVQRLEANHALLVARGQLHVQLFKEEAEIPARAFQKEPESTEEKEPGPEALEELEERESSDEEPVESRAKRLRRTGLEKMQSFRRALSTRKSKGPAPPPPTPTKPPRLGPNQGIENKPEAGVLVEAEPELELEPSVSPVEDPESPEARETLMLEKEDAA, via the exons ATGGGGGAGGGCGTGCTGGCGGCTGAGGCCGCGGAGCGCGGCCCGGTGCACGCCGTGACCGTGGTGACGCTCCTGGAGAAGCTGTCCGCCATGCTGGAGGCGGTGCGGGAGCGCCAGGGCGGCCTGGCCCAGCGGCAGGGCGGCCTCACGGGCACCGTGCTCCGCATCCAGAGCGGCCTGGACGCGCTCAGCCGCAGCCACGGCGACACCAGCCACAGGCTGGCCCAGCTGCTGGACAAGGCCGAGCGCGTCAGCACGCACGCCCACGCCGCCCGCGAACGCGCCGTGCAGCGCGCGCTCCAGGTGCAGCGGCTCGAGGCCAACCACGCGCTGCTGGTCGCCCGCGGCCAGCTGCACGTCCAGCTCTTCAAG GAGGAGGCAGAAATCCCAGCCAGAGCTTTTCAGAAGGAGCCAGAATCCACAGAAGAGAAGGAACCAGGACCAGAGGCCCTAGAAGAGCTGGAAGAAAGGGAGAGCTCAGATGAGGAGCCAGTGGAATCCCGGGCCAAGCGGCTTCGGCGTACTGGCCTAGAGAAGATGCAGAGCTTTCGCAGGGCACTGTCCACCCGAAAGAGCAAGGGCCCTGCCCCACCTCCACCCACTCCCACCAAGCCTCCCCGATTGGGCCCTAACCAGGGCATTGAAAATAAGCCCGAGGCAGGGGTACTGGTTGAAGCAGAACCAGAGTTGGAGCTAGAGCCATCAGTGAGCCCTGTGGAAGATCCAGAGAGCCCTGAGGCCAGGGAAACTCTGATGCTTGAGAAGGAGGATGCTGCCTAG